A DNA window from Leptolyngbya sp. KIOST-1 contains the following coding sequences:
- a CDS encoding Uma2 family endonuclease gives MVQLKQRFQSFEDYLAYDDGTENLYELFNGELIEVPPESGFNVEIATLLLIQLARLVDYRRIRGHGLELEVRGEPRNRYPDLTIIHEEQVDSLRRRNTIRILMGPPMLVVEIVSPGEVQRNRDYIAKRHQYQDLGVPEYWIVDPQEATVLVLELRDGVYGEAATCCGEDELRSLQLGPLNVTAQDLFDIAAPEQ, from the coding sequence ATGGTTCAGCTCAAACAACGCTTTCAGAGCTTTGAGGACTACCTGGCCTACGACGACGGGACAGAAAATCTCTATGAGCTATTCAATGGAGAACTGATTGAGGTGCCGCCAGAATCTGGTTTTAACGTTGAAATTGCAACTTTACTGCTAATTCAGTTAGCTCGCCTCGTTGACTACCGTAGAATAAGAGGGCACGGCTTGGAGCTGGAAGTGCGTGGTGAACCCCGCAATCGCTATCCAGACCTAACTATCATTCATGAAGAGCAAGTTGATTCGCTGAGGCGACGCAACACAATACGAATTTTGATGGGGCCGCCGATGCTGGTGGTTGAGATTGTCAGCCCAGGAGAAGTGCAGCGCAACCGAGACTACATCGCCAAGCGCCATCAGTACCAAGACCTGGGCGTGCCTGAATACTGGATCGTGGATCCCCAAGAGGCCACGGTTCTGGTGCTGGAGCTGAGGGATGGGGTGTATGGGGAAGCGGCGACGTGTTGCGGAGAGGATGAACTGCGATCGCTCCAGCTTGGCCCCCTCAACGTGACGGCTCAAGACCTGTTTGATATCGCTGCTCCAGAACAATAG
- a CDS encoding peptidoglycan D,D-transpeptidase FtsI family protein yields MASSTYSARRRRRQRPRPRAVVAMKPATNQRRVLLVWGLLVLAMVAIAGRLAWLQLSQGDSLASLAQQQRFLPSIQRQLRHSIVDRQGNVLAVDQVVYTLYVHPRLFSLSPQEVAAGLSPLLEMPQAELLERFSRQPTGIRLVDGLSEASVDRIRALRLNGIELHAQQQRFYPQQHLFAPLVGFVNFDGQPQAGLEMAYQEQLTLVPPEPPENAAEDNLEAQDGAQDGAVAAVDPALLYGPPEPGEAAADSAGVAGLAAPADSEPLPPWQTGRVSLQLTLDSRLQRAAQQELEATVQQFRAKRGTVMVIDAPTGEVLALASVPTYDPNEYYRADLNHLRTWAISDLYEPGSTFKQINIAIALEAGLIGPDELVNDSGQMQIGRWTIRNHDFATTGGRGPISITDVLKYSSNVGMMRIMQKMPAADYFAWLQRLTLDGPSGIDLPAEASGQMKDREQFVRSLVEPATTAFGQGFSLSPIKMLQLQATLANGGKLITPHLVKGLVNEAGESVWTPTFPEPVSLFSPQTTQQVLTMMEAVVDSGTGSAAKIPGYRVGGKTGTAQKAVAGGYGRGRITSFVAILPIDNPRYVVQAIVDEPQGADAYGSTVAAPLVKKVTEALVVLEGLPPSGG; encoded by the coding sequence ATGGCTAGTTCTACTTATTCTGCCCGCCGCCGTCGCCGCCAACGCCCTCGGCCACGGGCCGTTGTGGCGATGAAACCCGCTACTAACCAGAGGCGAGTGCTGCTGGTATGGGGGTTGCTGGTGCTCGCTATGGTGGCGATCGCGGGGCGACTGGCCTGGTTACAGCTGTCCCAGGGCGACAGCCTGGCCAGCCTGGCCCAGCAGCAGCGGTTTTTGCCCTCTATTCAGCGGCAGCTGCGCCACTCCATCGTCGATCGCCAGGGCAACGTACTGGCCGTCGATCAGGTGGTCTATACCTTGTATGTTCACCCACGGCTGTTCAGTCTGTCGCCTCAAGAGGTGGCGGCGGGGCTCAGCCCCCTGCTGGAGATGCCGCAGGCGGAACTGCTGGAGCGGTTTAGCCGCCAACCCACGGGCATTCGCCTGGTCGATGGGTTGAGCGAAGCCAGCGTGGACCGCATTCGCGCCCTGCGGCTCAACGGCATCGAGCTGCACGCTCAGCAGCAGCGATTTTATCCGCAGCAGCACCTATTTGCGCCCCTGGTGGGGTTTGTCAATTTTGACGGTCAGCCCCAGGCCGGCCTCGAAATGGCCTACCAGGAGCAACTTACCCTGGTCCCCCCTGAGCCCCCAGAAAACGCTGCAGAAGATAATTTAGAGGCCCAGGACGGGGCCCAGGACGGGGCTGTGGCAGCGGTGGATCCGGCGCTCCTCTACGGCCCGCCAGAACCGGGGGAAGCGGCGGCGGACAGCGCCGGGGTGGCCGGCCTGGCCGCACCGGCGGACAGTGAGCCCCTGCCCCCCTGGCAAACGGGCAGAGTCAGCCTTCAGCTTACCCTCGACAGTCGTTTGCAACGGGCCGCCCAGCAGGAGCTAGAGGCAACTGTCCAACAATTCCGGGCCAAGCGGGGCACGGTCATGGTAATCGATGCGCCGACGGGGGAAGTCCTGGCCCTGGCCAGTGTGCCCACCTACGACCCCAACGAGTACTACCGGGCTGACCTCAACCACCTGCGCACCTGGGCGATCAGCGACCTCTACGAGCCGGGGTCAACCTTTAAGCAGATCAACATTGCGATCGCCCTGGAGGCGGGGCTGATTGGCCCCGACGAGTTGGTCAACGACAGCGGCCAGATGCAGATTGGCCGCTGGACGATCAGAAACCACGATTTTGCCACCACTGGCGGCCGTGGCCCAATTTCCATCACCGACGTGCTGAAGTATTCCAGCAACGTGGGCATGATGCGGATTATGCAGAAAATGCCTGCCGCCGACTACTTTGCCTGGCTGCAGCGGCTCACCCTGGATGGCCCCAGTGGCATTGACCTGCCCGCCGAGGCCTCTGGTCAGATGAAAGACCGCGAACAGTTCGTCAGAAGCCTGGTGGAGCCCGCCACCACCGCCTTTGGTCAGGGTTTTTCCCTGTCACCCATTAAGATGCTCCAGCTCCAGGCCACCCTGGCCAACGGCGGCAAGCTGATTACCCCCCACCTGGTCAAGGGCCTGGTCAACGAAGCGGGGGAATCGGTTTGGACTCCTACGTTCCCTGAGCCGGTGTCGCTGTTTTCGCCCCAGACCACCCAACAGGTGCTCACCATGATGGAGGCGGTGGTGGACAGTGGTACCGGCAGCGCGGCCAAAATTCCCGGCTACCGGGTGGGTGGCAAAACCGGCACCGCCCAAAAGGCCGTGGCCGGGGGCTACGGTCGGGGCCGCATCACCAGCTTTGTGGCCATTTTGCCCATCGACAACCCCCGCTACGTGGTGCAGGCCATTGTCGACGAACCCCAGGGAGCCGACGCCTACGGATCGACGGTGGCGGCACCCCTGGTGAAAAAGGTGACCGAGGCCCTGGTGGTGCTGGAGGGGCTGCCCCCCAGCGGTGGGTAG
- a CDS encoding metal ABC transporter substrate-binding protein, with protein MQRISLFSRYGSLLILGLAAGLGLASCEPPESRTSTEGATAPEDGRPAVVATSTLIADWASEVGGDQIELTSILQPGADPHVYEPVPADSIAFEQADLIFYNGYNLEPNLIRLLNAAGVNARRVAVGEVVPPLDLEEDGATVPDPHVWGDASNVIPMVETIRDQLIELAPDQEALFTQNAAAYIDELDQLHSWIADQTATIPPDQRLLVTTHDAFQYYANAYGLSVVGTLIGLSTEEQPSARTVQQLVQTIRQLGVPAIFAETTINPQLITTVANEAGVTLAPEQLYSDSVGAPGSGGDTYLTMMVANTRTIVENLGGTVTEPGF; from the coding sequence ATGCAACGCATCAGTCTTTTTTCACGGTACGGCAGCCTGCTGATTCTGGGATTGGCCGCAGGGCTAGGATTGGCCAGCTGCGAACCGCCTGAAAGTCGTACATCTACTGAGGGAGCCACGGCCCCAGAGGATGGCCGGCCCGCCGTGGTGGCGACCAGCACCCTGATTGCTGATTGGGCCAGCGAGGTGGGCGGCGATCAAATTGAGCTGACCAGCATTTTGCAGCCCGGTGCCGATCCCCACGTCTACGAACCCGTTCCCGCCGACAGCATTGCCTTTGAGCAGGCCGATCTAATTTTCTACAACGGCTACAACCTGGAGCCCAACCTGATTCGCCTGCTCAATGCCGCCGGGGTCAATGCTCGCCGGGTAGCCGTGGGCGAGGTCGTGCCGCCGCTCGACCTGGAGGAGGATGGGGCCACCGTGCCCGACCCCCATGTGTGGGGCGACGCCAGCAATGTGATTCCCATGGTCGAGACCATTCGCGATCAGCTAATTGAGTTGGCCCCCGACCAGGAAGCCCTGTTTACTCAAAACGCCGCCGCCTATATCGACGAACTCGACCAACTCCACAGTTGGATCGCAGATCAAACCGCCACCATTCCCCCCGACCAGCGGCTGCTAGTCACGACCCACGACGCCTTTCAGTACTACGCCAATGCCTACGGCCTCAGCGTCGTCGGCACCCTGATTGGCCTCAGCACCGAGGAACAGCCCAGCGCCCGCACGGTGCAGCAGCTAGTACAGACGATCCGCCAATTGGGGGTGCCTGCGATCTTTGCCGAAACCACGATCAACCCCCAGCTGATTACCACCGTGGCGAATGAAGCCGGAGTCACCCTGGCCCCTGAACAGCTCTACTCAGACTCGGTGGGCGCTCCCGGCAGCGGCGGCGACACCTACCTGACCATGATGGTTGCCAACACCCGCACCATTGTGGAAAATCTCGGCGGTACGGTGACTGAGCCAGGTTTTTAG
- a CDS encoding metal ABC transporter ATP-binding protein, whose product MAIASKLIVDHLSVNYRDVQALRNVNLTLRPGKLVGIFGPNGAGKSTLIKAMLGLMPVVTGQVSYGNAPLAHQRDRVAYVPQRSQIDWTFPATVWDVVMMGRVKKTGWFNRFSATSRQVATAALERVDMLAFRDRPIGALSGGQQQRVFLARALAQEADIFCFDEPFVGVDQKTEAVLFRIFRELAQAGNIVLVINHDLGESITNFDQLILLNKEVIAAGPRDWVLTRDNMTRAYGGHVGFFGHAA is encoded by the coding sequence ATGGCGATCGCTTCCAAACTCATCGTTGATCACCTCAGCGTTAACTACCGCGACGTGCAGGCGTTGCGGAACGTGAACCTCACCCTGCGCCCCGGCAAACTGGTGGGTATTTTTGGCCCCAACGGCGCGGGCAAGAGCACTTTGATTAAGGCCATGCTGGGGCTGATGCCGGTGGTGACCGGCCAGGTGAGCTATGGCAATGCCCCCCTGGCCCACCAGCGCGATCGCGTGGCTTACGTGCCCCAGCGATCGCAGATCGACTGGACTTTTCCCGCCACCGTGTGGGACGTGGTGATGATGGGCCGGGTGAAGAAAACCGGCTGGTTCAACCGCTTTTCGGCCACCAGCCGCCAGGTGGCGACGGCGGCCCTGGAGCGGGTGGACATGCTGGCGTTTCGCGATCGCCCCATTGGTGCCCTTTCGGGCGGGCAGCAGCAGCGGGTGTTTCTGGCCCGCGCCCTGGCCCAGGAGGCCGACATCTTTTGCTTTGACGAACCCTTTGTCGGGGTCGATCAAAAAACCGAGGCGGTGCTGTTCCGCATTTTTCGAGAGCTGGCCCAGGCGGGCAACATTGTCCTGGTGATCAACCACGACCTGGGCGAGTCCATCACCAACTTTGATCAGCTCATTTTGCTCAACAAAGAAGTGATCGCCGCTGGCCCCCGCGACTGGGTGCTCACCCGCGACAACATGACCCGCGCCTACGGCGGCCACGTGGGTTTCTTTGGCCATGCTGCTTAA
- a CDS encoding metal ABC transporter permease has translation MLLNLAVLNWFFEPLQFAFMQRSLAVAVMVGIICSVVGSYLMVQRLALLGDAISHSVLPGLAIAFWLGINIFVGAFIAGVISTVIIGWIHTRSPIKEDAAMGIVFSAFFALGITLITTIQRDNKIDLNHFLFGNILGVTPGDVRDTAIIAALVLVTVFLLYKELLFYSFDPLGAQAGGLPTGMLNAGLMVLIALTVVASMKVVGVILVLSLLIAPGATAYLLVPRLHQVMVLGAGIGVFSSVSGMYLSYYVNLSSGPAIVLVVSALFALAFLFSPRHGVLVGPGRGRSWQQLQALLRFKGSRP, from the coding sequence ATGCTGCTTAATCTGGCGGTGTTGAACTGGTTCTTTGAACCCCTGCAGTTTGCCTTTATGCAGCGATCGCTGGCGGTCGCCGTGATGGTGGGCATCATCTGCTCGGTGGTGGGCAGCTACCTGATGGTGCAGCGGCTGGCCCTGCTGGGGGATGCAATCAGCCACTCGGTGCTGCCGGGGCTGGCGATCGCCTTTTGGCTGGGGATCAATATCTTTGTGGGGGCCTTTATCGCCGGGGTGATCAGCACGGTGATCATCGGCTGGATCCACACGCGATCGCCGATCAAGGAAGACGCCGCCATGGGCATTGTCTTCTCGGCCTTCTTTGCCCTGGGCATCACGCTAATCACCACCATCCAGCGCGACAACAAAATTGACCTCAACCACTTTCTGTTTGGCAACATTTTGGGTGTAACCCCTGGCGATGTGCGCGATACGGCCATCATTGCCGCCCTGGTGCTGGTGACGGTTTTCCTGCTCTACAAAGAGCTGCTGTTCTACAGTTTTGACCCCCTTGGGGCCCAGGCGGGCGGCCTGCCTACCGGAATGCTCAACGCCGGGCTGATGGTGCTGATTGCCCTGACGGTGGTGGCCAGCATGAAGGTGGTGGGGGTGATTCTGGTGCTGTCGCTGCTGATTGCACCGGGGGCGACGGCCTACCTGCTGGTGCCGCGCCTGCACCAGGTGATGGTGCTGGGAGCGGGGATTGGCGTGTTTTCCAGCGTCAGCGGCATGTACCTGAGCTACTACGTCAACCTGTCCTCGGGCCCGGCCATTGTGCTGGTGGTGTCGGCCCTGTTTGCCCTCGCCTTCTTGTTCAGCCCCCGCCACGGGGTGCTGGTGGGGCCGGGGCGAGGGCGATCGTGGCAGCAGCTACAGGCTCTACTGCGTTTCAAAGGCTCCCGCCCGTAG